A region of the Raphanus sativus cultivar WK10039 unplaced genomic scaffold, ASM80110v3 Scaffold4064, whole genome shotgun sequence genome:
aaaaagatttatatttcaTAAGAGTAAGACCAAAAGCGAGGCAATTGCTACCAAGCCCCTAAATGTGAAAGGCAAAATCTCTTATGGGCTCTGTCAATCGCTTATGCCCCTCTAGAGTTAATGAAGAGTGAAAATACAAAAACGCCCTTCGTGggcgaaataaaaaaaaaaattggaaaatcgAAATTGGTTTATTTGTTTGGGGTGGGTTTGGTTTGAAACTCGGGTTTGGTCGGATAGCTCTCGGTTTCGGTATGGAAATCGAATTGCAATTGCCTCAATTGATTggattgaaataaataataaattatatgaaaaaaaaaacctcgaAATAGATCGAGCCTCTCCTCTCCCCCAGCTCAGCTCAGCTGCTGCTTGACCCTCACGTCCCCGCCTCATTGGAATCAAAGCTCTTCCCGAACCTCGCCGACGCAGCCGGACGAAAACATTTCCACCGGCAAGGCTTCCTTCCGACTAGAGTAGTAGGCCAGAATGCaggttctcttctctctctccctcgaTTTGCATTGAGCATTGGATGATTAATTTGAGATTTGGTATGTGGAGCAATTGTCTCATGTGAAACAATGCAAGCATATGGTTGAATGTATGGGATTGAGATGAATCACATATTGAGCTTATAGTACCCGAAACCTCTGAATTTCAATTGATTTGTAGAATTAGATAAAACTAGTATAACTGATTAAAACTAAGTAGAACAAAGAGCAACTGGTCTAActataactttattttgttgtttttgcaGGATGCTATGTCCAAACATATGTGCTTACATTTCAAATTCAGAGATCGCATCTCTTGTATAACCATGAAGACAACAGTGGAGGCTATAACTTTGGCAATGATAGAAGAAAGGTTGTATAAAAAGCTGAGTTTGGATGAAAGGAATGTAAAACTGGCGTTGAGGTACAAGCCGATGGTGTTTGGATGTGAAGTATCAGAAGAGTGCAGAatttgtgatgatgatgagttgTTCGGTTACCTTCTTTCCATTGATAAAGACAACCGTAGAAGTCTTTTGTTAGTGGAGGAGACGAGTAACTCGGATCACCACTTAGATAAGCTGTCCAGAGTGGGCGGAAGTTCGTTTGGTATGAATCACGAAGTGTTGCAGGGAAATGATGATAAAGAAGTCGGACCAAACGCCATAACTCTGTACGTTGAAAAGGGGCAAGAAAATCTACAGGCAGAGAATGGTGATGATACAACACATGATGATTTTATGGATACAGACGACACTGCAGCTGAGACGGAGACTGCAGCTGAGACGGAGACTGCAGCTGAGATGGATAGCAGTGGTAATATAGAAACCGTTATGAGAGTTACGTATATTGAGCAGCCACCTTTACTGAAATGTAGTCAAGTTATAGAGGAATGGGGAGACGGTTTGGGTCTGTTCAAGCTGCAGGAATTTCCAAACAAGAGATCACTTCAAGAGGTGGTGGATAGAGCTGCATTTGGTGAAAGCTTTCTTTATGTTATCAAAAAATCTGATCGTAAACGGTTGGTGTTAAAATGTTGTTATGAAAGCTGTAAATGGGGATTGCGAGCTGCGAGGATTGGAGTTACGGATATTTTTTCTGTTAGGAGGTACGTGGGTGTGCATACATGCTCTCGGACTAGTCAAAGTAATAGCTGCAACATCAAGAGGAAAGGCTCTGCAGAATTAGTTGCAACTTTTTTGAATGAGGAATATCCTGGAAAACTGAGGACTTCTCTCCCGAGAGATATCATGGATTTAATCAAGTTAAAACTGGGTGTATCAGTATCTTACTCTACAGCCTTGAGAGGGAAAAATCTAGCTATGCGTGAGTTGCGTGGTAATTCAGAAGACAGCTACAAGATGTTGTATAGCTACTTGCACATGCTAGAGCAGGTTAATTCCGGAACAACAACAAAGGTGGAGTTGGATGAGGCAGGAAAGTTCAAGTACCTTTTCATAGCTTTAGGAGCTTGCATTGAAGGGTTTAAGGTCATGAGGAAAGTGATTCTTGTGGATGCAACGTTTTTGAAGAACGAATATGGTGGTGTACTAGTATTTGCTAAAGCTCAAGATCCTAATCGTCACCATTATCCCCTCGCGTTTGGGGTACTCGACGGTGAGAATAATGCTAGTTGGACTTGGTTTTTTGAGATGCTGAAAACTGTTATACCAGACTCGTCTGAAATAGTATTTATGAGCGATAGGAATCAGAGCCTCATCACCGCTGTAGCAAATGTGTATCCACAATCTCACCATGGCCATTGTATATGGCATCTAGCTCAGAATGTGAGAAATCATGCTTGTAACACCATCAAAGCCGTAGTGGCATGGAGATTTATGGAGTTGGCTAGGTATTACACATTGCATGAGTTCGAGTCTGCTTATGCATCTTTTAAGGTGAGATATCCTTCAGCCTTCAAGTATTTGGAGGAGAACACTAAGAGAGAAACATGGGCTAGGGTGTATTTTCCAGGTTGTAGATACAACTTGGACACTAGCAACAGTGTGGAGTCGATGAATAGCGCGTTTAGGGATGCAAGGAGGTATGCCTTGATACCACTGTTGGATACAATAATCAAAAAGATTTCTGACTGGTTTAATGAACATCGGAAGGACGCCGTGTCTGGATCGATTGATACCAAACTGGTTCCTCTGGTTGAGATCCATTTGCACAACTTATGGGGCAAAGCTGAGAAAACGCCAGTGCGTGAGCTGAATAGTTATGATCTTGAGTACGAGGTAACCGACACTGACGATGGGAAGGTTTATTTGGTGAACTTGATAGCGAAGACATGTAGCTGTAAGGTATATGATTATGAAAAGTATCCTTGTCTTCACGGACTTGCTGCTTACTTATATTTCCTTGAGGTTCCTGCTGCTCATGGTCGTCGACGTGAGGTCAACATAGAGTATCATCAGTTGAGCTCACAGTATTACTGGACAGAACTTTGGGCAATGGCTTATTACATGACCATTTATTTTGTGCCGGATAAGTCTGAATGGAATGTACCAGATCACATCAAACTGCTCCAGATCATACCTCCAAAAAAGCTAACGAGGAAGGGAAGGAAAAAGGTTAATAGGAATCCATCAGTTGGAGAACGGCGTAAAAGGACACAAAATGTAAGGCGACCGAGGACAAATTTCGGGTTTAGTTGGCTGTTGTTTGGAATGCGTACTAATAATCCAAGTGAACCAAACAATCCAAGTGAACCGAACTAAAGCTTTTGGTATGTTGCTTTTGATATGTTGTTGCTTTTGGTATGTTGAACTTGGTATGTTGCTTTTTGTATTTTGAACTTGGTATGTTGCTTTTTGTATTTTGAACTTGGTATGTTGCTTTTACTTtatgtttctctgttttgaaaCTTTCAGCTATTTATTGGAAAACCACGGAAAACTAGTAAAACTAGGTGTTACTAAGTTAGTAGATAACTGATATTAACTTGACATAATCCCCTCTAATCCATCACACGTAATTGTTAATGAACAAGCACGATCACTTGACTAATTCATCAACATCACATTCATCGACAAGACTGGtgcaaaataacaaatattaacTAGCATGATTCATCGACATCACATTTTCTCTTATGCATTATATAGTCTTTCCAAGATCACTTTCTTAATAAAGAGGACCTTATAAAGTAGTAATCTATAATTCTGGtcattttaacaatattattgCACTTATCAGTTATGGTTACATGGTAATGAGTAAAAATGACAAGTAAAACTTTAttcacaaatttaaattatacgTAAAACTTACAAATGTATAAATCACGAAAAATAGAACTATGAAGACATTTGGTAACACTTGAAACTTCAGTAAAACTATGAGCAAATATGTTTGGggggaaaatattttttttactcgCGCCAAAACGAAAATTTCAATTATTTCGGTCAAAGATAGATTCCCTCTGCTATTTTCCTTCCTTTTCCTTTCTCGTGACTCTCTCTCTTGTCTCGTCAACTGTGCTCTGTCTACTTTTCCCaaccactctctctctctactctctcctCTCACCTCTCCAAAATCCATTATCTTTCCTCTCATCTCTCCAAAATCCATTATCTTTCCTCTCATCTCTCCAAAATCCAttatctttctctctcacgATTTGACAATGACTCATCCTTACGAAGAGgcgaaggagatgaagaagctgaagaaacaCTACGACATGTTAGGCTACATTTGCGATGCCCAATATGGAATTCCTACCCGTTGCCCATGTGGTGGTGAAATCAAGACAGATGTGTCTCCAAATCCGAAGTATCGCCACGATTTCGATACCTTGCCTGGAAGTAGGTACTTCACCTGCAAGAATTATGAGGTAATCTTCTTCTTTGTAGAAACTGTGTTAATCATACTGGGTGAAACTGTGTTATACTCTGGTAGAAACTGTGTTTAGTCATACTCCGTGAAACTGAGATTTACTTTGGGTGAAACTGTGTTTAGTCATACTCGGTGAAACTGAGGTTTACTCTGGGTGAAACTGTGTTTAGTCATACTCGGTGAAACTGAGGTTTACTCTGGGTGAAACTGTGCAGGATGATGGGATGCACTTTCGTCAGCCATGGACTTTTGGTCTTGAGGATGAAGTGAGGCAACTAAGGATGGAGGTCAATAATATGGCTGAAGAGATTGCTAAGCTTAAGAGGCTTATTACCTCCACCTCCCCTCCATGAGACGATGCTCTCAACTCTAAGTACTCAGTTTATGGATTTGCTAAAAAACTTTGTATTTCCCTATCTATTTCCAATAATTTCGGTTAATACAAGTCTTTGTTTGTTAAGACTTGTATAAGTGTCTCTGTCAAAACTTATGTTATATTCGAAGCTAGTCTTGAATCTTATCTAATGTTAGAACCCTTATCTCATGTCTTGAATCTCATCTCATGTTATCTcatgttaattttaaaaaagtttgtaTTCTGTCCAATCATTTTAAGCTAATACCTACAATTTGTAGCTCTCACTTTAACTCTCATGGTCAACACATAACAAAATTAAAGGAGCAAAATAGTCATAACAAGATAGTCATAACATAGTTAAAGTTCTAAATCCACAAAGACAAACTAGATAAACATCCAAAGATCTAAATCCACAACAAACTAGATAAACATAGCTTCACTTCTTGCCTTTACCCACAGACCTCTTGCGTTTCTGGCTTTTACCTTTCCCGTGTGCTTCTGCTTCATCTACCTCTGCTTCTTTGCCTTGTGCTTCCTTGACAAACTCCTCAATAGGGGCCAATCTCCCATCCAACTGGTCCAGTCTCCCATCCAACTGGTCCACCTTCTTGTCAACTGTCTTCAACAGTTTCATTGTCTTTTTCACCAACGTCACCAACGTCATAACATCTCCCACTTGAACCGACTGCTCACCTATCTGTACTCCATCCCCTGCTGCATCTTCAATCGGTTCTGGCTGTTTTGAACGCCCAGCTACATCTTCGTCGAACATgtctttaaaaaatatcttttcaCCTGCATCCAGACACTTCTCCCAACTGTCCACAGCTATATCGGATTGATCAACGTCGTCTTCATCTTCCAAAATCTCATCCAACAGTCTTTCTTCTTGTGGAGTTCTGGTGGGGATGATGCTGTCAATAACCTGCcacaaacataattattttcaaaacttatTCCATAGTTCGGTTTCTAGTACTACCTTAGTTCTACCACAGTTTCACAGGAATACTTTAGTTCACAGGAAGACTTACAGTTGTGTTACCCAGTTCCTTGTTTATCACAGCAAGTGACACCCCTGTGGATCCATTTCTTTTGAATGAGCTCTTACACATCCTCGGACAGTTGGGAGAAGCTCCATCAACAGGCTCTCTGAACGCAACTCCTAGCTTGGGAATTGCCTCGAATGCAAGAAGCTGTTACACATAAAAAAAATGCATCAGTTCACAACAATAACCACTAACTGGTTTAATGGGATTTTGCATACCTCTAATGGAACACAAAATCCTGGAAGCGGCCATAATGTTTTCTCTTTCACCACTCCTCCAAAATGCTCCATTGTGTGAGATATCTCTTTCAGCATGTAATCATATGACAATCTCCCCCACGGAAAGGACTTGCAGTAGTCAAGATCGTCCACTGCTCTCTGGAACACCTCCAAAACATCATTAGCCTTGTGTCCAGCCTTGGTTTGCGCACAAACAACCGAAGCTAAGAAGAATAGAACCGCCATCTTCAGTCTGTCTTTGTGGGGTCCCAtgttcaccagcttcttcttaaCATCCTCTAACCTTCTAGATTCTCCTTCCTTGAAATGACGATCAACAAACCTCGTCCCACCAAGCTGTTTGTAGCCGAGAGGATAGTTGTGACAGAATAGGCCAGATATCAAACCATGCTCCCTCAGCCCGTAACGGATAGCAACCCCATTCACTATAAACCACCTCTCTCTCTGCCTCTCGCTACCAGCAGTACGCAACAACAACATCCACATCCCCTGTACCCTATGGTTATTCTCCGTCTTCATGTGGAAAATGTGTTTGAATTGGGGATGCTCCGTGAACCAGCTCCACTCCGCGTTAGACAGCTTAGGTCTCAGATCTTTTAGCGTCTTAATCGCGCTAGCTATCATACACCTTGTGCCaagctttattttcttgctgTACTCGCTGGGCTTGAAGAACATGCTCGTCGGTTTGACTATATCGAGTCCCACATTTCCATTCAAACCCTGCAAGTTATACCAAAGTTTTATATCCAAGTTATACTAAAATTTTCCTACAAGTTATATCCAAGTTCCCCTACAGTTATATCCAAACAGTGATATCCAAGTTCCCCTACAGTTATATCCAAACAGTTATATCCAAGTTCCCCTACCTAAGGAGACTCCTACCTAAGTGATAATTTCTTACCTCGGGTTCTGGTGGATTCTCATTCTGGTTCTCTGGTGGATTCTCATTCTCGTTCTCTGGTGGATTCTCATTCTCATCCTCGTTTGCTTCTCTAGAGGCTTCTCTATCTCCATCTGctaactcttcttctccttctccattttctttttcagaacCTCCATTATCATCATCCATTTCATCTTCACAAGCTTCATTTTCAGAAGCTTCATTTTCAGAAGCTTCTTTTTCAGAA
Encoded here:
- the LOC130507127 gene encoding uncharacterized protein LOC130507127, with amino-acid sequence MSKYVWGENIFFTRAKTKISIISVKDRFPLLFSFLFLSRDSLSCLVNCALSTFPNHSLSLLSPLTSPKSIIFPLISPKSIIFPLISPKSIIFLSHDLTMTHPYEEAKEMKKLKKHYDMLGYICDAQYGIPTRCPCGGEIKTDVSPNPKYRHDFDTLPGSRYFTCKNYEDDGMHFRQPWTFGLEDEVRQLRMEVNNMAEEIAKLKRLITSTSPP
- the LOC108835464 gene encoding uncharacterized protein At3g43530-like; its protein translation is MFFKPSEYSKKIKLGTRCMIASAIKTLKDLRPKLSNAEWSWFTEHPQFKHIFHMKTENNHRVQGMWMLLLRTAGSERQRERWFIVNGVAIRYGLREHGLISGLFCHNYPLGYKQLGGTRFVDRHFKEGESRRLEDVKKKLVNMGPHKDRLKMAVLFFLASVVCAQTKAGHKANDVLEVFQRAVDDLDYCKSFPWGRLSYDYMLKEISHTMEHFGGVVKEKTLWPLPGFCVPLELLAFEAIPKLGVAFREPVDGASPNCPRMCKSSFKRNGSTGVSLAVINKELGNTTVIDSIIPTRTPQEERLLDEILEDEDDVDQSDIAVDSWEKCLDAGEKIFFKDMFDEDVAGRSKQPEPIEDAAGDGVQIGEQSVQVGDVMTLVTLVKKTMKLLKTVDKKVDQLDGRLDQLDGRLAPIEEFVKEAQGKEAEVDEAEAHGKGKSQKRKRSVGKGKK
- the LOC130507128 gene encoding uncharacterized protein LOC130507128, producing the protein MKTTVEAITLAMIEERLYKKLSLDERNVKLALRYKPMVFGCEVSEECRICDDDELFGYLLSIDKDNRRSLLLVEETSNSDHHLDKLSRVGGSSFGMNHEVLQGNDDKEVGPNAITLYVEKGQENLQAENGDDTTHDDFMDTDDTAAETETAAETETAAEMDSSGNIETVMRVTYIEQPPLLKCSQVIEEWGDGLGLFKLQEFPNKRSLQEVVDRAAFGESFLYVIKKSDRKRLVLKCCYESCKWGLRAARIGVTDIFSVRRYVGVHTCSRTSQSNSCNIKRKGSAELVATFLNEEYPGKLRTSLPRDIMDLIKLKLGVSVSYSTALRGKNLAMRELRGNSEDSYKMLYSYLHMLEQVNSGTTTKVELDEAGKFKYLFIALGACIEGFKVMRKVILVDATFLKNEYGGVLVFAKAQDPNRHHYPLAFGVLDGENNASWTWFFEMLKTVIPDSSEIVFMSDRNQSLITAVANVYPQSHHGHCIWHLAQNVRNHACNTIKAVVAWRFMELARYYTLHEFESAYASFKVRYPSAFKYLEENTKRETWARVYFPGCRYNLDTSNSVESMNSAFRDARRYALIPLLDTIIKKISDWFNEHRKDAVSGSIDTKLVPLVEIHLHNLWGKAEKTPVRELNSYDLEYEVTDTDDGKVYLVNLIAKTCSCKVYDYEKYPCLHGLAAYLYFLEVPAAHGRRREVNIEYHQLSSQYYWTELWAMAYYMTIYFVPDKSEWNVPDHIKLLQIIPPKKLTRKGRKKVNRNPSVGERRKRTQNVRRPRTNFGFSWLLFGMRTNNPSEPNNPSEPN